One window from the genome of Yamadazyma tenuis chromosome 7, complete sequence encodes:
- a CDS encoding uncharacterized protein (EggNog:ENOG503PXGR; COG:S), translating to MGIPESGEYEILKFVLKIEGREELLTVPVAGAENIEMSIPEGTNYVVTIYFKINKPVKNFKYIQIGRKAGIVVKRTERILGESFEPREEPYSVEFDQETTPAGFLFRGKTPMTSTYYIDDKEIQTVDWTVEITKK from the coding sequence ATGGGAATTCCAGAATCGGGAGAATACGAAATTCTTAAGTTTGTCCTCAAAATCGAAGGCCGGGAAGAGCTATTGACAGTGCCAGTTGCTGGGGCTGAAAACATTGAAATGAGCATTCCAGAAGGAACCAATTACGTCGTCACCATCtatttcaaaatcaacaagcccgtcaagaacttcaagtataTCCAAATAGGTCGCAAGGCCGGTATTGTGGTGAAGAGAACCGAGAGAATTTTGGGAGAGTCGTTTGAACCCAGAGAAGAGCCATACCTGGTTGAGTTTGACCAAGAAACCACCCCTGCTGGATTCTTGTTCAGAGGAAAGACTCCAATGACCTCCACTTACTACATCGATGATAAAGAGATCCAAACTGTCGACTGGACAGtggaaatcaccaagaagtaA
- a CDS encoding uncharacterized protein (BUSCO:EOG09262WFG; EggNog:ENOG503NUR4; COG:S), whose amino-acid sequence MSTRPATHSGSWYSGSRHALHTQITGFFANKVNPIPRARVLVGPHAGFSYSGHRLAETFSAWDTDHVQRVFILGPSHHVYFRNHVKVSHYAFYDTPIGKLPVDTSINHHLTQGLHSGKRVFQYMDAETDEDEHSFEMHCPFIKHRLDIDQKSAGVTIVPIMISGMDGPCADAVCRALAPYFSDPANTFVVSSDFCHWGERFNYTQYVPKPLDYTAVGIDDVVAELMTVRSNKQLDTTEIHESIEILDRVAMHIASHGTWKDWKRYIEKTRNTICGEKPLMVVMRLLEGERAAAAVATATATAGTGAGTDAHANTVAGTGDYISSGAGPEGSAFHWLGYSQSSSVINVHDSSVSYASGYALA is encoded by the coding sequence ATGTCCACCAGACCCGCCACACACTCTGGTTCGTGGTACAGTGGTAGCCGTCATGCGCTACACACCCAGATAACTGGGTTTTTTGCCAACAAGGTCAACCCCATCCCCCGTGCCCGAGTTCTTGTAGGTCCCCATGCTGGCTTCAGCTATAGCGGTCACCGTCTAGCGGAAACATTCAGTGCTTGGGACACCGACCATGTCCAGCGAGTGTTTATTCTTGGCCCCAGCCATCACGTGTACTTCCGTAACCACGTAAAGGTCAGCCACTATGCCTTTTATGACACACCCATTGGGAAATTACCAGTTGACACATCCATCAACCATCACCTCACTCAAGGGTTACATCTGGGGAAACGTGTTTTCCAGTACATGGATGCCGAAACCGATGAGGACGAACACTCGTTCGAAATGCACTGTCCTTTCATCAAGCATCGGCTTGACATTGACCAGAAGTCCGCAGGGGTTACCATTGTACCAATAATGATTAGTGGCATGGATGGACCCTGTGCTGATGCCGTTTGCCGCGCATTGGCCCCGTACTTTAGTGACCCAGCCAATACGTTCGTGGTAAGCTCCGACTTTTGCCACTGGGGAGAGCGCTTCAACTACACGCAATATGTCCCCAAGCCGTTGGACTACACGGCTGTAGGAATAGATGATGTTGTAGCAGAGCTCATGACAGTGCGCTCAAACAAGCAGCTTGACACCACCGAGATTCATGAAAGCATAGAGATTCTTGACAGGGTGGCGATGCATATTGCCAGCCACGGAACATGGAAGGATTGGAAGCGGTATATTGAAAAGACCAGGAACACCATTTGTGGGGAAAAGCcgttgatggtggtgatgcGGCTCCTTGAGGGAGAAAGGGCAGCGGCCGCCGTTGCCACCGCCACCGCCACTGCGGGCACGGGCGCGGGCACGGACGCGCACGCAAACACGGTGGCCGGCACGGGCGATTATATTAGTTCCGGTGCGGGCCCTGAGGGTTCCGCGTTCCATTGGTTAGGATACAGTCAGAGTTCGTCTGTTATCAACGTCCACGACAGTAGCGTCAGCTACGCCTCTGGGTATGCGTTGGCTTAG
- the KRE9 gene encoding Cell wall synthesis protein kre9 precursor (EggNog:ENOG503P398; COG:S), whose amino-acid sequence MADVSLTSPDTSKTFTASGSSVKVPIAWKDDGSDDEWSLSKADKYSILLCTGSGSYPIECFDYLVKYKDYTTGNDDFSETLSIDVDACDDGYYFFQVYIEFSSSKFTTHYSNRFELKDMTGSTKELTVQNTFDDGSPPDQTVGADTSINSKSFSITYTLQSGKTKYAPMQLQPHTTLRGSTWSRMFPTSSVSYFPSLHGSPNCLTTVTPGWSYTPKSLHNWAAVAPTPSVKYDPSERVTPASLSTASKRKRWLD is encoded by the coding sequence ATGGCCGATGTATCGCTCACATCTCCGGACACAAGCAAAACATTCACCGCCTCAGGAAGCTCTGTTAAAGTCCCCATAGCATGGAAAGATGATGGATCTGATGATGAGTGGTCCTTATCCAAGGCCGACAAATATTCGATCTTATTGTGTACGGGTAGTGGAAGTTATCCTATCGAATGTTTTGACTACTTGGTTAAATATAAAGACTACACCACGGGTAATGACGATTTTTCCGAGACTCTTAGTATCGATGTTGATGCCTGTGATGATGGTTACTATTTCTTCCAGGTGTACATTGAATTTTCCTCCTCCAAATTTACCACGCACTACAGTAACCGATTTGAATTAAAGGACATGACTGGGTCCACAAAGGAATTGACGGTTCAAAACACATTTGATGATGGCTCTCCTCCAGATCAAACGGTTGGAGCTGATACCTCAATTAACTCCAAATCTTTTTCCATAACTTACACTTTACAATCAGGTAAAACCAAGTATGCCCCTATGCAACTTCAACCCCATACCACATTGAGAGGCTCTACGTGGAGCAGAATGTTCCCTACCAGTAGTGTATCATACTTCCCGAGCCTTCATGGATCTCCCAACTGTTTGACAACAGTAACACCTGGTTGGTCTTACACACCTAAATCGCTTCATAATTGGGCAGCGGTAGCCCCAACCCCTTCCGTCAAGTACGATCCACTGGAAAGAGTGACTCCTGCCAGCTTAAGCACGGCCTCCAAGCGTAAAAGATGGTTGGACTAG
- the CDC11 gene encoding Cell division control protein 11 (EggNog:ENOG503NUW2; COG:D,U,Z) yields MSFFQDPNASSAALRKKKTLKKSINFSIMVIGESGIGRSTFINSLCGGNSIVPTSSTVDQDPFSKKLTLRHENVELEDNEGHKISLNIIDTPNFANSINCDDDFKVIVDFIRHQYDEVLLEESRVKRNPRFKDGRIHVLLYMINPTSHGLSEIDVKFLLHVNKLVNLIPVIGKSDSLTPEELKENKKLILEDLDSYGINHYKFNEYEYESDYIDEEIIEYNKYLNSLLPFAIIGANEFKPSNAEEDELLKLRVLNPLNSKPINIEMPEYNDFTILKNVLLITHLNEFKEITHEVIYENYRTEALSGKEFQYIDGERVSQPPSSKTDLESVSKDTTEDDYMLKEEQIKLEEERLKKFEERVHQDLINKRNELLQREQELKEIEKRLLAEGLKMNEDGDIVKIDAEA; encoded by the coding sequence ATGTCGTTTTTCCAAGACCCAAATGCATCCTCCGCCGCTTTGCGTAAGAAAAAGACCCTTAAAAAGctgatcaacttctccatcatGGTGATTGGAGAAAGTGGGATTGGACGGTCGACTTTCATCAATTCGTTGTGTGGAGGGAACTCGATCGTGCCTACATCTTCCActgttgaccaagatccattttccaaaaaaTTGACGTTAAGACATGAAAATGTCGAGTTGGAAGACAATGAGGGACACAAGATTCTGTTGAACATCATTGACACTCCTAATTTTGCCAATTCTATTAACtgtgatgatgatttcaaagtgATTGTTGACTTTATCAGACACCAATATGATgaggtgttgttggaagagaGCAGGGTCAAGAGAAACCCTCGTTTCAAAGATGGCCGAATCCACGTATTGCTCTACATGATCAATCCTACTAGCCATGGGTTATCTGAAATCGACgtcaagtttcttcttcatgTGAATaaattggtcaacttgataCCTGTCATTGGAAAGAGTGACTCGTTGACCCCCGAAGAATTAAAagagaacaagaagttAATCTTGGAGGATTTGGACAGCTACGGAATCAACCACTATAAATTTAACGAATACGAATATGAACTGGACTACATTGACGAGGAAATCATTGAGTACAATAAATACTTGAATTCGTTGTTACCGTTTGCCATCATTGGAGCCAACGAATTCAAGCCCTCCAATGcggaagaagatgagttgttgaaattgagaGTATTAAATCCTCTCAACTCCAAGCCCATTAACATTGAGATGCCCGAATATAACGACTTCACCATATTGAAAAATGTATTATTAATTACGCATTTGAATGAATTCAAGGAAATCACTCACGAAGTGATCTACGAAAACTACAGAACCGAAGCGTTGTCGGGAAAAGAATTCCAATACATAGATGGCGAAAGAGTATCACAACCtccatcttccaaaacagaCTTGGAATCAGTTTCTAAGGATACCACCGAAGACGATTATatgttgaaggaagaacaaataaagttggaggaagagagattgaagaagtttgaggaAAGAGTCCACCAAGATTTAATCAACAAACGTAATGAATTATTGCAACGTGAAcaggaattgaaggagattGAGAAGAGATTGTTGGCTGAAggattgaagatgaacgAAGATGGTGATATAGTCAAGATAGATGCCGAAGCTTAG
- a CDS encoding uncharacterized protein (COG:U; EggNog:ENOG503NV0Y), whose translation MDFRDSGELYTVVTQFYTGQHSKVVEYSLNQFSDESQLKLLEFQVRSTVSLGKDASKLIDDGKAQFPDNEPLFSLLSAWNDLHSFGVDDSTYFEDVKEPEFELQAILTSFYIVKFLKNIDGAISLLTKYIDDSNMLKINELEPYLVLIQLHLIQGNFGAANKIFNNFENFPDSAKDSIVYQVLESWVSSIKGETENINNAYYFYDEILSNDFENDESGKFKILNTLLVLTIKLKHYPEAYELVKQINTLDVKQVDDYLANQITLNYLTGKAENNDELISKLKISNPDHAYLTDRAVKNEKFTDIVNKYKN comes from the coding sequence ATGGATTTTAGAGATTCTGGTGAATTATACACGGTGGTGACCCAGTTCTACACGGGGCAGCATTCCAAGGTGGTCGAGTACTCGTTGAATCAGTTCAGCGACGAAAGCCAACtaaagttgttggaattcCAAGTGAGATCAACTGTGTCCTTGGGTAAAGATGCATCCAAATTGATTGACGACGGAAAGGCTCAGTTCCCAGATAACGAGCCTTTGTTCTCCTTGTTGAGTGCATGGAACGACTTACACAGCTTTGGGGTCGACGACTCAACTTATTTTGAGGATGTGAAGGAACCTGAATTTGAGTTGCAAGCTATTTTGACTTCTTTCTACATTGTCAAATTTTTAAAGAATATCGACGGAGCGATCAgcttgttgaccaagtacATCGACGACTCTAACATGTTGaaaatcaacgagttggagCCATACTTGGTATTGATCCAGTTACATTTGATTCAAGGTAACTTTGGTGCcgccaacaaaatcttcaacaacttcgAGAACTTTCCTGACAGTGCCAAAGACAGCATAGTCTATCAGGTGTTGGAAAGTTGGGTTCTGTCCATCAAGGGAGAAACGgaaaacatcaacaatgctTACTATTTCTATGATGAAATCTTGTCGAacgactttgaaaatgatgaatctggaaaattcaaaatcttaAACACTTTACTTGTTTTGaccatcaagttgaaacaCTACCCGGAAGCGTatgagttggtgaagcAGATCAATACCTTGGATGTTAAACAGGTGGATGACTACCTCGCAAACCAAATAACCTTAAACTACTTGACTGGTAAAGCTGAAAATAACGACGAGTTGATCAGcaagttgaaaatatcGAACCCAGACCATGCATACCTCACGGACCGTGCTGTgaaaaatgaaaagttcACCGATATCGTCAACAAGTATAAGAACTAG
- a CDS encoding uncharacterized protein (EggNog:ENOG503P3N2; COG:S): MSTNTESNDNSNGTSQASVPLSPENPLTKVLTPAQFNASVHFYEADQQLTPQDRTEIKKDFERILPRISIASNVASLVGFFSLTVFKRLSNPVQDLTANPNPLKPRSFIHKPFLSFLCGLGGLVLGGEIAGKQQFNSQIVRLQGIPEKERQLGVWKTIERHQSSMFYLYYRRTSEDPSYILKDPREFTATQKHEVHYHPPSPTSSSKVFRKDDDRQVIDPVTKDLTVWERVRVANGYGTNPNNSLETSDTSIDSTAEFDGGEIVTTEDESERTIVPTSAWERIRKSSKSS, encoded by the coding sequence ATGAGCACAAACACTGAATCCAATGACAACAGTAATGGCACCAGCCAGGCCCTGGTTCCTTTATCCCCAGAAAATCCACTCACCAAGGTGCTAACTCCAGCCCAGTTTAACGCCAGTGTTCATTTCTATGAGGCAGATCAACAATTAACACCCCAAGACAGAACCGAGATTAAGAAAGACTTTGAACGAATTCTCCCTAGAATCTCCATTGCAAGCAACGTGGCCTCACTTGTGGGATTCTTCAGTTTAACGGTGTTCAAGAGATTGAGCAATCCGGTCCAAGATTTGACTGCCAACCCCAATCCGTTAAAACCCCGGTCTTTCATTCACAAACCGTTTCTCTCGTTTTTGTGTGGTCTAGGAGGATTGGTCCTTGGGGGAGAAATTGCCGGGAAACAGCAGTTCAACAGTCAGATCGTTCGGTTGCAGGGCATTCCTGAGAAGGAGAGACAGTTGGGTGTGTGGAAAACAATCGAAAGACACCAATCGTCAATGTTCTATCTCTACTATAGGAGGACTAGTGAAGACCCTTCGTACATTCTAAAAGATCCCCGTGAATTTACCGCAACCCAGAAGCACGAAGTCCACTACCATCCCCCAAGTCCTACAAGCAGTAGCAAGGTATTCCGCAAAGATGACGACAGACAAGTCATTGACCCTGTTACTAAAGATCTCACAGTGTGGGAGCGAGTGAGAGTTGCCAACGGATACGGAACTAACCCCAACAACTCTCTAGAGACGTCCGACACTTCGATCGATTCCACCGCCGAGTTTGACGGTGGCGAAATAGTCACTACAGAAGACGAGTCCGAAAGGACAATCGTTCCTACGTCGGCCTGGGAAAGAATCCGTAAAAGCTCTAAATCTCTGTAA
- the THS1 gene encoding threonyl-tRNA synthetase (EggNog:ENOG503NUM7; COG:J), producing MSSELENKVEALSVEGDKPQVPASKPVKSADAKAPKRDPLLLHPQPDFIDSRIKMFDELKAQYDEKISTKERKDIKITLKDGSIRIGKAYETSPIDIANDIGKSFSERQVIAKINGQLWDLSRPLEDDVALEFLDFDHPEGKQVFWHSSAHVLGEACECHLGSHLSYGPPTSDGFFYDMSINNGEGVVSQADFANLEKVATKGIKEKQKFVRLEMTKEQLLEMFAYNKYKVQFIQEKVPDGTSTTVYRCGPLIDLCLGPHIPHTGRIKAFKVLKSSSSYFLGDSANDSLQRVYGVSFPDKKLMTEHLQFLKEASERDHRKIGKEQELFLFHEMSPGSAFWLPHGARIYNGLCEMLRSEYRQRGFEEVITPNMYNSKLWETSGHWGNYKENMFTFDVEKDTFGLKPMNCPGHCLMFKSRERSYRELPWRVADFGVIHRNEFSGALSGLTRVRRFQQDDAHIFCTEDQIEQEIKGCFEFLNRVYGIFGFEFEMKLSTRPDKYVGELETWNKAEAKLENQLNEFLGKGKWEVNPGDGAFYGPKIDIMISDALNRSFQCATIQLDFQLPQRFELEFKSETNDKQNSVSRPVMIHRAILGSIERMTAILIEHFKGKWPFWISPRQVLVVPVGVKYNEYAESLKEQLVKKYGFYADVDVTGNTLQKKVRTGQLYKYNFIFIVGEQEQQENSVNVRNRDIQEDQGKNETVAFETVVKQLADLRDEKRRDNKLV from the coding sequence ATGTCCagtgaacttgaaaataaAGTAGAAGCGTTGTCGGTGGAGGGTGACAAGCCTCAGGTCCCTGCTTCCAAACCTGTTAAATCGGCTGATGCTAAGGCTCCTAAAAGGGACCCTTTATTGTTGCACCCTCAACCCGATTTCATTGACTCACGTATCAAGATGTTCGATGAATTGAAGGCCCAGTACGATGAGAAAATCAGCACAAAGGAACGTAAGGacatcaaaatcaccttgaaAGATGGTTCCATCAGAATCGGAAAGGCGTACGAAACCAGCCCAATCGACATTGCCAATGACATTGGAAAGTCTTTCAGTGAAAGACAAGTTATTGCCAAAATTAATGGTCAGTTATGGGACTTAAGTAGACctttggaagatgatgtCGCgttggagttcttggatTTCGACCATCCCGAAGGTAAACAGGTGTTCTGGCACTCTTCTGCTCACGTTTTGGGAGAAGCTTGTGAATGCCACTTGGGAAGTCATTTGTCATATGGTCCACCAACCAGCGATGGATTTTTCTACGACATGTCTATCAACAACGGAGAAGGGGTTGTTTCCCAAGCTGATTTcgccaacttggaaaaagtTGCTACCAAGGGTATTAAGGAAAAGCAGAAGTTTGTTAGGTTAGAAATGACTAAAGAACAATTATTGGAAATGTTCGCCTACAACAAATACAAGGTGCAGTTTATCCAAGAAAAAGTCCCGGATGGCACTTCCACTACTGTGTACAGATGTGGGCCATTGATTGACTTGTGCTTGGGTCCTCATATTCCACACACAGGTAGAATTAAAGCTttcaaagtgttgaagtccTCATCTTCATACTTTTTGGGTGATTCTGCCAACGACTCTTTGCAAAGAGTGTACGGTGTTTCTTTCCCtgacaagaagttgatgacTGAGCACTTGcagtttttgaaagaagccAGTGAAAGAGATCATAGAAAGATTGGTAAAGAACAAGAATTGTTCCTTTTCCATGAAATGTCTCCAGGTAGTGCGTTCTGGTTGCCTCACGGTGCCAGAATCTACAATGGTTTGTGTGAAATGCTCAGAAGTGAATACAGACAAAGaggttttgaagaagtcatcACTCCAAACATgtacaactccaagttgtgGGAAACTTCTGGTCATTGGGGCAACTACAAAGAAAACATGTTCACCTTCGATGTGGAAAAGGACACCTTTGGTTTAAAACCAATGAACTGTCCTGGTCATTGTCTTATGTTCAAGTCTAGAGAAAGATCTTATAGAGAATTACCTTGGCGTGTTGCTGACTTTGGTGTGATTCACAGAAATGAATTTAGCGGTGCATTATCTGGTTTGACTAGAGTCCGTCGTTTCCAACAAGATGATGCCCATATTTTCTGTACTGAAGATCAAATCgaacaagaaatcaaggGTTGttttgaattcttgaacagAGTTTATGGTATCTTTGGTTTCGAATTCGAAATGAAATTAAGTACCAGACCTGACAAATATGTGGGAGAATTAGAAACCTGGAACAAGGCTGAagccaagttggaaaatCAATTGAACGAATTCTTGGGTAAAGGCAAATGGGAAGTAAACCCTGGTGATGGTGCTTTCTATGGTCCAAAGATCGATATTATGATCAGTGACGCCTTGAACAGATCGTTCCAATGTGCCACTATACAATTGGATTTCCAATTGCCTCAAAGATTCGAGTTGGAATTCAAGTCTGAAACCAACGATAAGCAAAATAGTGTTTCCAGACCAGTAATGATCCACAGAGCTATTTTGGGTTCTATTGAGAGAATGACTGCCATTTTGATTGAACATTTCAAGGGTAAATGGCCATTCTGGATCTCTCCAAGACAAGTGTTGGTTGTGCCTGTCGGGGTTAAATACAACGAATATGCcgaatctttgaaagaacaaTTAGTCAAGAAGTACGGGTTCTATGCCGACGTGGATGTCACCGGTAACACTTTGCAGAAGAAGGTGAGAACCGGGCAATTGTACAAATATaacttcattttcattgtCGGTGAACAAGAACAGCAAGAGAATAGTGTCAATGTGAGAAACAGAGATATTCAAGAAGACCAAGGTAAGAACGAAACTGTTGCATTCGAAACCGTCGTCAAGCAATTGGCTGACTTAAGAGACGAAAAGAGAAGagacaacaagttggtgtaG
- a CDS encoding uncharacterized protein (EggNog:ENOG503PVZA), with translation MSRLQSNRIVEDSLNNISRQLNSLLSDLKKKSSSASEPSTHTKFISSESRERMAVFEDMNEDMDEEFENVEGSDNDTRTGYSEEGEPLEQIGQLSGYLNSTASFDQKHEFNDILRSAYDLVQTLPDNGRGNRPLNEFIASLEPCIGSFTT, from the coding sequence ATGAGTAGACTTCAATCGAATCGAATAGTGGAGGACTCACTAAACAACATATCCAGACAGTTGAATTCTTTACTCAGCGatctcaagaagaaaagcaGTCTGGCCAGTGAACCAAGCACCCATACGAAGTTCATTTCGTCAGAGTCTCGTGAGAGAATGGCagtgtttgaagatatgAATGAGGATATGGATGAGGAGTTTGAGAATGTTGAAGGTAGTGACAATGATACTCGCACTGGCTAcagtgaagaaggtgaGCCGCTCGAGcaaattggccaattgAGCGGATACTTGAACTCCACGGCTTCATTCGATCAGAAGCACGAATTTAACGATATTTTGCGCAGTGCTTATGATTTAGTACAGACTTTACCAGATAATGGCAGGGGCAACAGACCGTTGAACGAGTTTATTGCCAGTCTAGAGCCGTGTATTGGGTCGTTTACCACATAA
- the mrpl38 gene encoding mitochondrial 54S ribosomal protein uL14m (EggNog:ENOG503P2X8; BUSCO:EOG09265HP0; COG:J) has translation MIYLKSLLNVIDNSGAQVVECIKVLRHGPRNFAKVGDEITVVVKQARPLTAEITGSSANNRVKRRDICRAVVVRTKAPFRRPDGSTIRFDDNACVLVNKNGDPLGTRVSSVVAQELRNSKYTKIATLAPKTF, from the coding sequence ATGATTTACTTGAAGTCTTTATTAAACGTGATAGACAATAGTGGAGCCCAGGTAGTGGAATGTATTAAGGTTTTGCGGCATGGGCCTAGAAACTTTGCTAAGGTGGGCGACGAAATCACGGTGGTGGTCAAACAAGCCAGACCTTTGACGGCAGAGATTACTGGGCTGTCCGCCAATAACAGAGTTAAAAGAAGAGACATCTGCAGGGCCGTGGTCGTGAGAACAAAGGCTCCATTCAGAAGACCAGATGGCTCGACCATTCGCTTCGATGATAATGCGTGTGTATTGGTGAACAAGAATGGAGATCCTTTGGGTACCAGAGTATCATCTGTGGTAGCACAAGAGTTGAGAAACTCCAAGTACACCAAAATTGCCACATTGGCTCCTAAGACGTTTTGA
- the DLD2 gene encoding D-lactate ferricytochrome c oxidoreductase (COG:C; EggNog:ENOG503NUGN) produces MIGLRRLTSVVRPVGSRIVKTGVCKPFYSLSRVNLYSTKTVQLTADTYKDKVSRSPDFKKLEVADIDYFKSVLNDSNSILTDEDDLSFYNEDWMRKYRGQSKLVLKPRNAEQVSQILKYCNEKKLAVVPQGGNTGLVGGSIPIFDEIIISVASINKIRHFDNVSGILKCDAGVILENADNYLGQQGYIFPLDLGAKGSCHVGGVVATNAGGLRLLRYGSLHGSVLGLEVVLPDGTIYNSMNSLRKDNTGFDLKQLFIGSEGSIGIITGVSILCPSRPNSFNVALLGVSSYETVQKVFVETRKELGEILSAFEFMDGKSQILTGRYLKLDHPIESAEFPFYILIETSGSNKEHDDEKLETFLGNQMENGLVEDGIIAQDEAQVKSLWSWRESLPEASNSAGGVYKYDVSLPLSDLYGLVDAAGEKLAEAGLVDMDDESKPVVGAVGYGHVGDGNLHLNVCVREYSKKVEEVLEPFVYEWIQQHKGSISAEHGLGFQKKNYIGYTKNENEIKLMKQLKAHYDPNGIMNPYKYI; encoded by the coding sequence ATGATTGGTCTTAGAAGATTGACATCGGTTGTTCGTCCTGTGGGTTCCCGGATTGTCAAAACAGGTGTGTGCAAACCTTTTTATAGTCTCAGCAGAGTCAACTTGTACTCCACTAAAACTGTCCAATTGACGGCTGACACTTACAAGGACAAAGTGAGTAGATCTCCagacttcaaaaagttggaagtCGCCGATATCGACTATTTCAAGAGCGTGTTGAACGATTCCAACAGTATACTCACGGATGAAGACGACTTACTGTTTTACAATGAAGATTGGATGAGAAAGTACAGAGGTCAATCCAAACTTGTATTAAAACCCAGAAATGCTGAACAGGTGAGCCAAATCTTGAAATACTGTaatgagaagaagttggccGTTGTTCCCCAAGGTGGAAACACCGGTTTAGTGGGAGGTTCTATTCCTATCTTTGATGAGATTATTATTTCTGTGGCCAGCATAAACAAAATTAGACACTTTGACAATGTTAGTGGGATATTGAAATGTGATGCCGGTGTGATTTTAGAGAACGCAGACAATTATTTGGGACAACAAGGATACATTTTCCCTCTTGATTTAGGAGCTAAAGGGTCTTGTCATGTGGGAGGAGTTGTTGCTACCAACGCGGGAGGTTTGAGATTATTGAGATATGGTTCTCTTCACGGGAGCGTTTTGGGATTGGAAGTGGTTTTGCCAGATGGTACCATCTATAACTCAATGAACTCCTTGAGAAAGGACAACACTGGTTTCGACTTGAAACAATTATTTATTGGTTCCGAAGGATCTATTGGAATAATCACCGGAGTTTCTATCTTATGTCCTTCCAGACCTAACTCGTTCAACGTTGCTTTATTGGGAGTGTCAAGCTATGAAACTGTCcaaaaggtgtttgtggagacTAGAAAGGAGTTGGGAGAGATTTTGTCTGCCTTCGAGTTCATGGATGGAAAGTCCCAAATCTTGACCGGAAGATACTTAAAATTGGACCACCCAATCGAGAGTGCTGAATTCCCATTTTACATTCTCATTGAGACTAGTGGTTCCAATAAGGAGCATGATGACGAAAAATTGGAAACTTTCTTGGGTAATCAGATGGAAAATGGattggttgaagatggtatCATTGCCCAGGATGAAGCTCAGGTAaagagtttgtggagctGGAGAGAATCACTTCCTGAAGCCAGTAATTCTGCTGGAGGAGTGTATAAGTACGACGTTTCATTGCCTTTGAGTGACTTATACGGTTTAGTCGATGCTGCTGGtgaaaagttggctgaAGCTGGTTTGGTAGATATGGACGATGAATCGAAACCAGTGGTGGGGGCTGTTGGATATGGACACGTTGGAGACGGAAACTTGCACTTGAATGTGTGTGTTAGAGAATATTCCAAGAAGGTCGAGGAGGTATTAGAGCCTTTTGTATACGAATGGATTCAACAACACAAGGGTTCTATTTCTGCTGAACATGGTTTGGgttttcaaaagaagaattaCATTGGATACACCAAgaatgaaaatgaaatcaaattaatgaaacaattgaaggCCCACTATGATCCAAACGGTATTATGAATCCATACAAGTACATATAA